TCGAAACGTTGTACACACAGTGTGACGGTCACCATCTCAAAGGACCAAACGATATTGTCTTCGATGGCAATGGCGGCTTTTGGTTCACTGACTTCGGTAAGGTCTACGAACGCTCACAAGACCGCACCGGCATTTTCTACGCCAAGACCGACGGCTCGTTCATCAAGGAGGTGGTCTTCCCGATGCACGGACCAAACGGCATTGGCCTCGGTCCTGGTGACAAAAAGTTATACGTCGCTGAGACCATGACCGCCCGCGTCTGGGAATGGGATGTGACTGGTCCCGGACAACTTGCCCAGAAAAAAGGCGTCGGTGGACCACTGCTGCAAGGTCCAGGTGGCGCGAGTTTGCTGGCTGGCTTGCCGGGATACCAACTGTTAGATTCGCTGGCAGTGGATAGCGAAGGCTATGTCTGTGTCGCGACCATCATCAACGGTGGCATTACCGCGATTTCGCCAGATGGCAAAAAGATCGACCACGTCGCTTTGCCTGATCCACTAACGACCAATGTCTGCTTCGGTGGCAAGGATATGCGCACTGCATACGCGACCTTGTCCGGCGTCGGCAAGCTCGTGGCAGTCGACTGGCCGCGGCCTGGGCTGCGGTTGCATTACGCCGCGTAAAAACCTACCCCTAGGAGGGCGACCGCCTCGGTCGCCTCCTTTCTCTATTTGATGATTCCCTTCACTTGCAAACTCGCCTTCGTCAATTGCTGTCGCAGAGGCAGATCTTTTTCGCTGCGCATCTCGATATTCGTCGCGAAAACCCATACCTCATTATTGGCTGCCTCAACGTAGCCGACATACCAGCCAACTTGCGGTGACACTCGCACGGCCCAGCCGGTTTTGGCGCGAATGGTATATTCGGGTGTTTTTTCCATGACCATGATCTCGCGTAGCGTTTCGTAGGTCGACGGCTTAAAGGGCAGCGAGCGACCAATCACTTTGCGCAGAAACTCGATCTGTTCTTTGGCACTAATGGTGAGTGACCCATCCAACCAGAAAGTTGTGCCCTCAAACGGCTCGCGTAGCACGCCGTAGGCTGCTTGCTTGATATATGGTGGATATTTTTGGGCACCGACACGACGCGCTAGCTCTTGGTAACACCAAACGCAGGAGGCCTTGAAAGCGCTGGCTAACGTGTGGTTGCGGTTCCAATCTGGAAAGGCCTCGTACATCGTGCCATCCCACAGCAAAACTTCATCTTTGGTGACGACACCTTCTTCCAGGGCGATCAGCGAGTTGAAGATCTTGAAGGTCGAAGCGACAGCGAGTCGGGTGTTGGCGCGAGCGTCGTTGTGGATGAATTCGCGGCTGCCGTCCAGCGAGGCAATGACGATGGTTCCGTTCAATCCTTCTTTGTCAAAGAGGGCCGCGAGGTCTGTGTCTTCTGCATGAGCAGAGGAGAGAGACACGATCGATAG
This portion of the Deltaproteobacteria bacterium genome encodes:
- a CDS encoding SMP-30/gluconolactonase/LRE family protein; translated protein: MREIASGLQFPEGPIAMDDGSVLLVEIKRGTLTRVKPDGSLHVIAETGGGPNGAALGPDGMVYICNDGGFDWMEIDGLTVPGHTPHNYTRGSIQRVNISTGKVETLYTQCDGHHLKGPNDIVFDGNGGFWFTDFGKVYERSQDRTGIFYAKTDGSFIKEVVFPMHGPNGIGLGPGDKKLYVAETMTARVWEWDVTGPGQLAQKKGVGGPLLQGPGGASLLAGLPGYQLLDSLAVDSEGYVCVATIINGGITAISPDGKKIDHVALPDPLTTNVCFGGKDMRTAYATLSGVGKLVAVDWPRPGLRLHYAA
- the blaOXA gene encoding class D beta-lactamase, whose translation is MHKVLLLILSIVSLSSAHAEDTDLAALFDKEGLNGTIVIASLDGSREFIHNDARANTRLAVASTFKIFNSLIALEEGVVTKDEVLLWDGTMYEAFPDWNRNHTLASAFKASCVWCYQELARRVGAQKYPPYIKQAAYGVLREPFEGTTFWLDGSLTISAKEQIEFLRKVIGRSLPFKPSTYETLREIMVMEKTPEYTIRAKTGWAVRVSPQVGWYVGYVEAANNEVWVFATNIEMRSEKDLPLRQQLTKASLQVKGIIK